CTATTAATTTTGTGTCATTCATGAAATAAAAGTACTAAAAATAAACTGCATTGATAAAATTTTAAGTTCCGAAAACGTTTTAGGTGTTTTCGAAAACGTTTTCGATTTTTAATTCCTATATTCCTTATAATTAGTTATTAAGTTTGACAGTGATAACCATAATTACTAACTAACCGAACAAAAAAAAATGAAAAAGCTACACCAGTATTTAGGTACATTACTTTTAATGTTTTGCCTGTTTTTTTTACCAAATAATCTATTTGCCCAAAATAAAGGCATTATATCAGGAAAAGTATTAGACGACAGGGGAGTAACCGTTCCGGGTGCAAATGTGACTCTTAAGGAAACAGGAAAAAGCACTATTACAGATGAAAACGGAGGATATTCATTCTCTAATATCGATGCAGGAACTTACACTATTATTGCAACAAATGTGGGTTATAAAACTTTCGAAAAACAAATTGCAATAAAAGAAGGCGAATCTCTAGATGTAAATTTACTTCTTGAAGGAGAATCACAAAGTCTAAAAGAAGTTGTGGTTACAGGATCATCAGCGCCAAGATCTAAATTGGAATCCAGCGTTGCAATTACTACAATGGGCGCAAAAGCAATCGAAGACAGAGCGCCATCAAGTACAGCGGCTTTGCTTCAAACAATTCCGGGATTTGTAGTTGAAGCATCTGGAGGAGAAATTGGAAACAACCTTTTTGCAAGAGGAATTCCTTCAGCAGGAGCTTATGAATATGTACAAATTCAGGAAGACGGATTGCCGGTTTTTGAAGATGGAGCTTTGCAATTTGCCAATGCCGATACATTTTACAGATTAGACGAAACGGTAAGCAAAATGGAAGCTGTTCGTGGAGGTTCAGCATCAATTTTTGCCAATAATGCTCCGGGTGGAATTATCAATTTCATTTCGAAAACAGGTCAGAATGAATTTATGGGAAGAGCAAAATTCACGACTTCAGACTACGGAATGTTCAGAACAGATCTTAATTTATCAGGTGCTTTGATTAAAGATAAATTGTTTTTTAATGTTGGAGGTTTTTACAGAGCCGATAATGGTGTAAGAAATACAGGTTTTACAGCAAATAAAGGAGGACAAATAAAAGGAAACATCACGTATAAATTTGATGACAACGATTATTTAAGAGTTAATTTCAAGCATCTTGACGACAGAAATACATTCTATTTGCCAATTCCTTTAAAAAGTAATAACGGAAAAATTGAAGGGATTCCAGGATTTAATCCAAATTATGGAACTTTGACTTCAGTAAATTTCAGCCACTTAAATGTGCCTCAATATGGTGGCGGAACTTTTAGTGCAGATTTAGAAGATGGTTCACATCCGGTTATCAACTCAATTGGAGCTGAATTCAAAAAGAAAATATCTGAGAAAGTAACATTCAAAAATGCATTTAAACAAACAAGTATTGATTTGAATTACAATGCAATTTTTCCAAATGGTGGACCTTGGACACAAAGCGCTTATGCAACAGATGTTCAAAATACAACGGCAAGCAATCTAACGTATTCTTATGTAGACAACGGGCAAACTCTTGATCCAAAC
This genomic window from Flavobacterium sp. 9 contains:
- a CDS encoding TonB-dependent receptor, with product MKKLHQYLGTLLLMFCLFFLPNNLFAQNKGIISGKVLDDRGVTVPGANVTLKETGKSTITDENGGYSFSNIDAGTYTIIATNVGYKTFEKQIAIKEGESLDVNLLLEGESQSLKEVVVTGSSAPRSKLESSVAITTMGAKAIEDRAPSSTAALLQTIPGFVVEASGGEIGNNLFARGIPSAGAYEYVQIQEDGLPVFEDGALQFANADTFYRLDETVSKMEAVRGGSASIFANNAPGGIINFISKTGQNEFMGRAKFTTSDYGMFRTDLNLSGALIKDKLFFNVGGFYRADNGVRNTGFTANKGGQIKGNITYKFDDNDYLRVNFKHLDDRNTFYLPIPLKSNNGKIEGIPGFNPNYGTLTSVNFSHLNVPQYGGGTFSADLEDGSHPVINSIGAEFKKKISEKVTFKNAFKQTSIDLNYNAIFPNGGPWTQSAYATDVQNTTASNLTYSYVDNGQTLDPNALIMRADLWHIDKKMNNFANNFSFNFDLDPVKLTAGYYYSNWKSNQYWNWNSYLVGVSDNPRLLNVKDNTTGVDHTWNGIERITWLERDAQTKGLLNDIYADAEIKATDNLTFNAGLRYNKDKYSGYRDNARFFAENLGVLDNNTADDKVTTVKGNPYTYWRYDVSEWSYTAAGNYKFNDNMASYVRYSHGFRSPIEESFYDNAADLSKLENTEVNQFELGYKYSNSFFNVNANLFHMGLKNVAFTDILSDGSSENKFADVNNIGLEVETNVRYEIVKLNFTFTVQKPEYDNFTGTNADGSTFDFNGNTARRIPKFFCNLRPEVDITKDLTAYVQFSYYDKKFTNQDNKQVLPAYKEVGAGLNYTYNNLRFAVDASNLFNEIGLTEGDPRQTTSAASDVFMARPILGRAFRFSVAINF